The window AAGACAGCCTCTTCTGAGCAAGATCAACATCTGTACCACAATGAACATCAAGGGTTTCGCAACCAGTCTTTCTGGAGAGCCTTTGTTAATGCAGCTGCCCCTGCTCCCATGACTAACATCTTTCTCGCACTTGGACACGTGGTGTCTTTCCTCATAGCGGCCTGGATAAGAGACATGTGATATCTGATCACTGGGAAAGTGATCGATCGTGAAATCCAGTGGAATAAAAGCTAAATTGAACAAGCTGTCCTCCCTGTCCTTTATTGTTTAATAGAGGGTGATTATGTTTGTCCAAGTCTGATCTTTACAATTGCAATATTACTAATATGATTGCAGGGCCAGAGCTACCACTGAGGACACCGAGGTCACGTCTTCTGGGGCTTTAGCAATCTCATGAGCTGATTCCAGTATTATCAAATGTGactataataaaataaaatatgatcatttaaacatCAGAAAACTGTGGGAAAAAAGTTAATCAGTGAATCTTTGTTTCACTATATTatgtgtgacagtgtttgtgAATTTCTATCATTTAGGCagaaaaaacatgatttgttacttattttatttaacacatAAACATCCATGACAAACCATTATTAGTCATATTATTTCATGAGAAACCCAAAGTGTTTACGACGGCAGGTCCAAACCAGAAGATTTGCACAGATGTCTATATTCCCAATATGAGCTCAGTAATCCTACATGGACATTAAGTGCACTTTATAAGATACTCTCCATCCTAAATtatatgaaaatgtgaaatttcaAAAATCAATTGAAAACATATTGCCAAAACCAACAAACCTGAACAGGAAAAGCCCTGGATGGAACAAAATCACTTCCTGATATACTGCACAGTACGCTTTGTGAGTATCTGGACAGTATTACActtgagtttttgtttttagtttacATACATCTTTATCATTATACATCCTAGTAATTAGACACTAAATATTGTTGATGTGAACTTAACAACAGACCTTAGTGAATACACCAGTACTCCACCAAACCAGCAGACTGGAATGAACAGTAACAGTTTTTCTTTAAACCAAACATTTCTTTGCATGATAATCCTTTGAAAGTGGCATCACTGACAGCCTGCAAACTGATTCATGTAGCAGTTTTGTAAAACACAGTTACAAAGTGCAAAGTTGTGAGTctagagggaaagaaagaattAAATTAGATAAAGGAAACCAGCAGGAATAGCAAAAAGGATCACAAAGAAATAATCTATAGATAAACTTCACTGTGCACAAGAGTTTAAAAGTCCATCAAAGTGACCATGAAGTAAAAGAGAGCAAAATTCCTGGAGACACACACCATGACAGCCAGGGGAGGCTAGAGTTCAGGAAAAGAAACACATATTTACAGACCCACCAACACCTGACCTATGACGATCTCACTGTGGTGATGAGAGTAAGACGCAGGGATGGACTGATCAGCTCAAGCCTTGAAAATGTGGCTGGAATGTCTGGGAAGTTACGCTGTCCCTGGAAACTTGAACAAGACAAAACATGAACCAAGAATCCAAGGTTGGCACAAGGTGTGGGAACAAGTTTAACATCAACAGCAGTATTCAGGTTCCAGGCAATGTAAAGCCAGTGCCAGTGCTCGCACTTCCAGTGCTAATCTTGTCTGACTGATGATAGATGTGACATTAAGCCATTGAGTGTGGTGAGTAAGGTTGAGGTACAGAAATAAAGCAGATTTACTGTTGGGATGCCAGAATTTAGGATTTACATTTTGGATTGCTGTAGATCTTATTGGTTCAAAACCTCAAACAAACCCCAGCTTTCACCAAACTAGCACTACACAGACTAAAAGGATCAGGCGCCATACACTACAAAAGCACTTATTgttctcagcagctgcaggcaaGGTAAGGACACCACTACACCACTAATGGTACCATTTGCTGCACATCAAAGGACATATGTTCACTGATGCCCCTGACTGTCAAGCACTATTGCATGCAATCCAGGATTTTACAGGCAAACAAAACATGTAGCTGAGAGGCAATAGGGCTGTTCTGTTCTTATTTTATCATAGAAGTTGTTTACTGTGTGATATTAAATCATTCGTCCACAGGGAAATCGCCTCCAGCATTCCCCAATAAGATGAATTGATGTTTACCAATTTGGCGGTCATGAGGGAAGTTTGACTTAATAATGGTTTATAGAGAAGACTTGCAATATGTAAACAGCATTTGGGCTAAGTGTTTAGACCAAAATGTGCACATGCCTTCTCCTGTGATCACTAGATGGTCTCGTCCTGGCCACTATGAATAGCCACACATCACCACAGATAATGTCACGTCACCATCATCACGGTGAGCAAAACGCTCATTTATTTCTCCATTCTCACTGATAACTCACCCAAACGTGAAAATAAAATTCCTTCACCTCATTCAGCACCTCTGGGTGGGGGGGTGATCCCTCATTTTTTCCCACTTTCCAACCACATTATATGGAAGTGATCACTGCACCTGCACTTTGCACATCTGAAACTCTGATTAGAAAGCCCAGCTTTTCAAATGGGTTAAGTTGCATTtctttaaaagttaaaaaacattGATGAGCCTGCTATCGTTCAACTCTGCATACTTACATTTACACGGATCCAAATTTAACAAGTTTACATGGAACCTTTGCTTAAATGCTCATTTatatttgattaaaataaaatgacctTTTAATGAAGCGTATTTAACCAGGTGAAAAATCAGTCTGTTAAATTGTCCAGTACTACAGATGGTCCAGATTGTCCAGTACTATAGATGAAAAAACAATGGCATGATGTTAGTTGGATGTTTTTGTACATATATAAAACTCTTAGTGTCACATTCCTATTTTACACAGTAGCAGATCTATTGTCAtaagaaaatgtcacaaaaactgaactgaagtaACCTGAATCTCTGTTCtctgtgcaaaataaaataaattctcaaaaaaaaacaaaaaaaacagtgcagctTGTACAACCCAAAACTGATGATCTAACtgtaaaattttaaaatgactGCTGCCTCCTTAAAAATGACTTGTTTAGTTACTATATACACTTTAACATTTTGTTACCCTTTGCAAGTTTTCTCTGACGATAATAAATGATTGACTAAACATGACCCAGAGAGCTTGCAAGTACACAGCTATGGTTTGTACTATGTAGATAATACACATTAACTTTATGTGGACGTGCAGACATAATGGAGGAAGCAGAAATCCCATTACGGTATCACTGGAGAAGGAGCATGCTGGACAGCAACATGAAGAGGGAGGTGAAAAGCTGAATCATGCCGCAGCTCAcgaggctgctgctgccagtgggCTGGACCTGTTGCTCGGCTTTTCGTTCCTCCAGAAAGCGCTCGGAGTAGACCATGTACTGCTCAACACAGCGTCGGACCTTTAGCTGCTCAATTAGGGCTGGGTATCCAATTTCCTCAATGCTGACGGTGTCATCAACCTCATCACCTCCACTCTGACTTGTAGCGTCGGTAGAGCTGCTGCCCTGGTCTTTAAGAAGGTCGGTCCGATTCATACAGTTACTCATGAAGTTGTCGTAAGACTGTGCCCGTGGTGGAGGCTTGTAGACATAATCGCGGCCATAGTCTTTTTCATCTGTGGACTGGGTGCCATAACGGCGGTACATGTAGTTGTTGTAGTAGTACTCTTCTTCAGGGTTGCGGAAAGAGAAATGTGGTCGTGGGAAGCGCCCTAGTCCATATCCAACAGCCATCCCAGCCACAGCACCAACGCCTGCTGCCAACATGGCTTTTTTGGCAAAACCTGGAGACTTGGGCTGGTATCCCATACCCTGCACAGAACGGGAGAAAGGAGAGCCTCCCATCCTGTTACCACTATACCCATAACCTCCTCCACCAAAGCTGGGACTGAGGATCTTATTATTAGGGTTCCAGTTTGGGTAACCACCAACCGCTCCACCAGGGTAACCACCTGGATTGACGGCAGGCTGGCCCCAACCCTGTCCTGTATTTCCCCCTCTGACTGGGTAACCGCCTGCTGCTGGGTACTGATAAGGGGACCTCTGGTTAGGATAGCCACCTGCTGCTGGGTAGCCTCCAGCACCTGGATACTGATTAGGATAACCTCCTCCAGCTGGGTAGCCTCCTGCACCTGGGTACTGGTTAGGGTATCCTCCTTGATTGGTACCAGCTCTGCCTGGATATTGGTTGGGATAGCCACCTGCTGCTGGGTAGCCTCCAGCAGGTGGATACTGATTTGGGTAATTACCTCTCCCTGGGTTTTGGTTTGGGTATCCCCCACCAGCTGGGTATCCTCCTCCAGCTGGGTATCCTCCTGCCGCTGGGTATCCTCCTGCCGCCGGGTATCCTCCTGCAGCTGGGTATCCTCCTGCAGCCGGGTATCCTCCTGCAGCTGGGTATCCTCCTGCAGGATTCTGATTTGGATAACCTGCAGGATTGACTCTACCGGGATACTGGTTGGGGTTACTCCCGGCTCCTGGATAACTTCCTGGGTTTTGTCTGGGATATCCTCCTGGATTAGAGTTGCCTGTTCCTGGATGAGGGTAACTTCCACCAGAGGGATATGGATTGGTGTTCCGGTTGGGTTGAGAGTTGGATGGTTTTGATTGTGTTCCACCCCTGTTGCTTGAAGATGATGTTTTCTTGCCACTGCTGCCCCCTTTTTTAGCCCATGTCGGTTTGGTATTCAGGAGAAATATAATAAGGAGGGACACAAAAGCCACCTCACATAAACTCCGCATCATGGCCCTAAAGAGAAAATTGTTTAAAGGTATGGCCATGTAAACAATTAAGcattataaaaacaaacagctttccCTGCTGCTTTTACCAGCGTGCTCTTTAGGATGACAAGAAAACAATGGAAGACTTTAGCAACACATTTATATTCTTCTACGGGCCATACAGCTACAGATAGCCTTGGTCTTTTAAAAGGCGTCGTAATTAAGTTTCTAAGATTCAAGCCAGGCACTCTCGTCATTATTCTCTCATTATTTGGTTgatctgaaaataaatcaattaactGAATCAATATGCCAGCCATAACTACAACGAGTAAATGATGAAAGacgtttttatttttaaaacagtgagtgACCATCTTTGCATCATTATCATCCTGCTCAGTCGCCTGGATTAAGCATCATAATGTGCGGCTTTGTTCTCTCGTCGAGCCAACCCAGAAAGATTTTCATTATCATCAGGCATAAATGAAATAGTTCTTACCGTGAAATGAAGCTTTAGCGATGTGCTTCGATGTTGATTAGGTGTTGACGCCTTGCTATCCTGTCTCCCTCTGCGTTATGGTCCCACTGGAGGAGCTTTCGTCGAGATGGAGTGGGTGTGCTCGTTTTGATGTACACCAAGTGCCGTACAGGGAATAAAGATGGGAACGCTTCGCTGTAACCTCCGTGCGACGGTCTACGTGAAGCCAAATAAGaccaatacaaataaaaatgttatgCTCTCAGAAATGTTTGACCTATAAGAAGCCTTTAACTTATGACTGGTTATATCACTTATTTGTGGACACCAACTAGGACTAGCTTAAACTAGCTGGAGCCATATTTTCCCACATAACAGGTACCTTCaatttgtattaaaaaaaatacgAGTATGGGTTATTTTATGACTTTTAATGGGTTTGCGCTTGCTGGAGCCCTTGTTAAATTATTAAATAGATACACCTAATACCATAATGTAGGTAGGCTAAATGGTGGTACCTAGGGTTTGGTCCGATGAACAACCGTTTCATCCAGACATTTAGAACAAGCGCATGGCCGAAGCCTGCGCAGTTCAGTGCATCTGAGGCAGAATAACGGCAGGTCCTGGAACTGCGGGTCTGCAGCGCTACACAGTGATTGGATGGTGTCGGTTAGCCGTGACGTCAGGATTGTACACCAGCAAATACCCGTATGTACTCGCAGCTCTCTGTCCGGTACATTGGAAACATGTCGGGAAGGAGAGAGCCAAGCGGAGGAACTGCGTTTATGAAATGCTCACCTGAGACATAAACTGGAGGTGAATCAGCCAGGACGGACGGTGGCAGTTTATGCGAGTCAGCAACTGCCCGGGCCACGTTACAATTTCACGGAAGCGGGCCAGTCTGTGTCGAATGGACGGATAAAGGGACTGACGGGGCTTGATACGAAAAAGTAGCCTAACAGACAGGCGGTCGGGGccggatagagagagagggagagagtgtggggacagcgtgtgtgtgctcaaAACAAGACTGAGTTGCTCCTTGCCAGGGGATGTTATCCGTACTGTCTTATGGCAGACTGGTAGCCAGGGCTGTCCTGGGCGGACTCTCTCAGACAGACGGTCGGGACTACAGCCTGATAAGCGCCAGTTATGGCTTCGGCAAAGATTTTCGCAAGGGTATCCTGAAGAAAGGGATGTGCTACGGAGATGATGCGTGTTTCATTGCGCGGCACAGGACCGCTGATGTTTTAGGTAAGCCCTGCCATATAAAACACTATAACCGGCTTGCAGATGCATATTATAACGTTACACCCTCTGTGCTCAGGTGACCTTCAGTTAGCTAGCCTGCACGTGCACCGACCcctcacatgaaaacacaacagcccCCACCTCTTCCAAAAACAGAACCATAACTTTTATCCCCTTGCAGCCGCTACGTTAACTTCATTTGGTTCACCTGAAGCCAGGCAAATGTCAACATGAAATCAGGGCATACGGTGCAGCTGCCATCATGTCATTTTGTGCATAAACTGCGATTATGTGGGGTTAGCGGGTAGTTTTGAGGTGAAACACCGAATGACCTTTCACCTAGATGAGCTCCAACTGAAGAATATACGTCGGTAATGCAATATATTAAACGTATAAAATCAGGAGATATAGATTAGCTTCACTGAAGGTGGACAGGACGGAAAAAGCTCCCATTCGAACGTCTCAGACTGAACATTACAATGTCTTGCAAAGGTCAGAATGGTTGAGCATGGAGGCAGCCATATTGCTAATAGCGTCAATAGCATGCTAGCTGAGCTGAGTGTAATTGCTTTGTCCTCATCGCCCAGCTGACAGGAGGGTTAACACGGCGAAATACTGGACCAACCACGCGATTTGGTCAACACCTACACAGTGTGTTGTACAGTTTTCGGACAAGTGTAGTTTTAAGTGCTTAGTGTGAAAATATTAAGTGAAAATAACTAGCTCTGAGGAACAAAATCTCTCCAGGGTTTCACGTGTTACACGGCAGGCAGCAGTGGCGTTGAAGTGAAgtctgttttggggtttttctgtttgtttttttgagaaCATGTCAGGCGATTCCAAGGATATGTTGTTGTAGATGCGTCAGTTAAGGGAGTAAACAGTGAATTTGAGGAGTGAAATAGTGTAAAGGTGTATTTTGAGGATAACTGTTACAgcattgttattttgttatggTTTTACATCTCTGACTTTCCAAAGAAATCTATTCAAGAAAGCCAACAAAAGcgtatttttgtttttaatgtcgGATGACACAGAGCTACATTGTAATCAGAGGGCTGTTTGTTGTAGCCACCTTCTCCGTGGCTCTTGATATTATGCACTGAGCAGATATCCATTAAGTGTCATCCAATATCGTCTTAGTGAATCCTGATGCATTAGCTTCCTAGTTCAATTCAGTTATCTCTCTCCAGTCCAGTATATTATTGGATTAATCTTAACAAAAAAGTGTTGTACACCCCCACATTGTGTGCCCAGATGGGGTGCTGTCACTGCAAACCAAACGCACAAGTGTTTCAAGGGAtggccaaaaaaaacccccagcAGCCTCACCTCTGAATAAGCACCAGTGGTGTGCAAATGAAAGAGATGTTTGCATATATTCATAAAATGACACAGCTTACATTTGTTGAAGGGTTGGAATATTCAGCTGGTTCATagcattttcacagcagaggtAAACTAGATAGATTAACAGACGGCAATGAATGCAGTACTAAATACTGGAATAATGATAAAACATtatcattttattgtttctgaATTTAAAGCACCTTGTGGGACTGACTTACCCACATacccacacagtcacattaAGCAGGGTGACCAATGTCTACATGGGAGACCAGCACCACCTAAAGGTCAGGGGTTTGGTGCTTCACATCAGTATCAGTGTGTGCCCTTTTACTATCAAGGTATTGCCATCATTGATTCATCTTCCAGTTATTATCTAGATTAATTGTCAAATCATTTGTactatgaaatgtcagaaaattgcatgttttgtctgagctcgatattcagtttactgtcacagggGTCCTCACATCTGCAAAACAGGAACTAGACAATGTTTGGCCTTTTTGCTTGAAAATCAGTCCTCAAAGTAATTAAGGGATTATCTAAATagtcaatgaatgaatgaatcaactTATTGTTTCACCTTTACAATGCTTCAATTGATGAGCATCAAAACAACAgctgaataaatattttattccCCTTTTGTCCATCAGGCGTTGCGGATGGTGTTGGTGGTTGGCGTGACTATGGTGTTGACCCATCTCAGTTCTCTGCCACCTTAATGAGAACCTGTGAGCGACTTGTGAAGGAGGGACGCTTCACTCCCAGTAATCCAGTGGGTATCTTGACCTCTGGCTATTATGAGCTCCTGCAGAACAAAGTCCCCCTGCTAGGTAAGTACACGTTGAGACAAGACCACATACAGATGGAATGTCTCATggtacacacacagtcagtggtGGAGTGAGTCATGCTTTCCATGTGAACAGCCATACTctgagaaatgaataaatagctGCAAGATGAGTCAGACTTTGAGTAGTGGCCTTGCTTTGCAAGATTTATAACATATTACTAGAATTGAactcaatttattttttttttgtgggagCAGTTAGTCATCATTGATTTAGGCTCAGACCTGCATCCTACTGAGTGATGTAACACCTGTGAGGTAACCAACTAACTTGATCAGGCTGTATTTCGTTATGCCGACACATAGAAGTTGACACTCAGTGACCCTGTGGGGCTTAACATACAGGGCGAACATTTTGCCTCTACCAGAGACCCAAAAGGTCAAAAATCCATCTGTAACTGACACTGCAGGAGGGTAGAACAGTTTTAAAGGTGTGCACATGACAAACATGTGACCAAGGTCACATTTCTTCTGGCACTCTGTAtccctgagccacagccagcGGGGACACTAAATGTTATCCACCCCCCCCCCTTGTAAAGATGTTTGTCAAATCAACTACTTTTATTTTGGGAAGCCACCACAAGGTCTGTGCTTGACCTTCCCTGCTCAAGGTGACTTGGGCTTGGCAACTAGGTCTGCAGTCACTGGAACAAGCACAGTCCATGACTCcttggtttgttttctgtctttgctggtGTGAGGCCACATAATAATCCCCCCCACCCACTATGGAAGCATGAAATTCACGAGGGACGTGCACACAAAGGCGGTTGGGCAGCATTCTCTCTAGAAAGTGAAGTCAAACACAAATTTGTCCTGTGCTCCTTTTCTTCCTACCTGTCCAAACTGGCAAAAgacatgtttgcattttcactgTGGTTGTCTCCTCAAAGAGATATCAGTTTCTTTTCCACTGTTCTCTTGTTAAAATCTGCCATCTGTATATAGTATATCCATAACCTCATTGTTGTTTGCTGTCCTTTGTTTGTAGGGAGCAGCACAGCCTGCATTGTGGTTCTGGATCGACGGAGTCACCGGCTACACACGTGTAACCTCGGTGACTCCGGTTTCCTGGTGGTTCGGGGAGGAGAGGTGGTTCATCGCTCAGACGAACAACAGCACTATTTTAACACGCCCTTCCAGCTCTCCATCGCTCCTCCAGGAGCCGAAGGGGTGGTCCTCAGTGACAGGTCAGTAGCTCAGTGTTCGATCCATCTTTGCAAGTCTTTTTAAATGCCAAATCTAAAAAGAATTCATTGTTGAGGCACTGGAACAATGTGCTACTGATAACTTTGCAACCCACTGCAGATGCCTTGCATCGTTGATATGAATTGATATGAACCTCTGCCATTGTGCAAATGGATTTATTCAATTTATTGGATTTATTCAAATATTTCCCATCACCTGTCTGTGCGGCAAGCACTGCTACAGAAGGCTCAGTGTTTGCAGGATAAACAAGACCTGCTTTGGTGTCACACTCCTGGCATAGCCACCTTAAATACTTAACCATCTCTTTGTATATCACCTGCATGGAAAAATCCTGCGTTAGCCAGTTTGTagtttgttttggtttacaTTTCAGCAATTTTAAAGGCGAATACGCTATGTTCTTTATTATCATCACCACCTTAGAAAATACTACACTCATCAGCACATGTACACACTAATTGACAAAAGAAAGTGGAACGTTTAGAGAATCATTTAGATATCACATAACATATAGTCAATTTTGCTTTCTCATAAACTTGTTTGGAATAATTATGTAATGATGCTTTAAGCTCACCAGTATCCCTGTGTGATATTTTCTGCACCAAGTAATGTGATTCTGTGGCTCCAAACAACCCCATGCAGTCTGCCTCCCTCAAGGAATCTTTGAAACGGGCTGTCATCATCGTCATTTGTCTTAATTTAGTGTGCCACAAAGTGTATTCCAGGTAAAGAACCGACACAAGCTGTCTCATCAGCTGGCCTTTTGTAATCTCGGTGGCAACAGCACAAATTGGTCCTCATGCATGTCACCTTCACAAATTTACTGTCAAAAAAATTAGTGTTTTACTGCCTGCAGTCTACAAGACTGTCACTCCATAATGTTCCCCCACAAAGTAATATTTTAAGTACAAGAAGCATAATGCACATGTATGTTTACAGGCTTGCCAGACTACCCAGATAGGTGTCACATTTTGATTCTGACAATGGCATCCTGATTAACGAGGGATAAACGTTTGTAATCCTTTTGGAGCAGCCTCAAGATCCTGTTTTTTCCCACTGGTTTAATCTTGTTCTTCTGATGTGAAAAAAACACTCCATTTTAATTTATCTTTATTGATCTGTGCTGTGTCGCATTAAAATATAAACCTTCAAGaccatgcacaaacacatggtgAAAAGCCCCCAGGAAATAAACCTGAGTCTTGGCTGTGGGGTCAGCAAGCAACAGGACCTCTCTGCAACTGGCAAGGATATACAGGGCAGGTTGCTTCCAAATTGGGTGTCAGATTAAACGCCCACGACGCGTCTACCCTCAAGATTTGGCAGACTAAACTTTTGACCTGCTTGCTTCCATATTGGAAACTGTTTACAGCAGCTCAGACGCCGCATGCTCCTGTTTCACTTGTGACTGATCTTTCCGTGCTGCCCGTCTGTTTCCTCTAGTCCTGAAGCAGCTGACAGCTCCTCCTTTGATGTGCAGCTCGGTGACATCATCCTTACAGCAAGCGACGGCCTCTTTGACAACATGCCAGACTACATGATTCTTCAGGAGCTCAAAAAACTCAAGGTGGCACTTCTGGATTGCAGCGTATTCATGCTTTCACACATGCTGTGTCTCATTATAAAGTGAACAtatgtgcagaaaaaaaacgtGCGCCTTTCACATTtaatgcttttcatttttgctcatTTCAGGCTACCAACTATGACAGCATCCTGCAGACTGCACAGAGTATTGCAAAGCAAGCTCACGACCTTGCCTACGACCCCAACTACATGTCCCCTTTTGCACAGTTTGCCTGTGACAATGGCCTGAATGTAAGAGGTAAGTATGCTGTGCTTCAGATGCTGTGTTGTCCCTTGCTTTAAACATCACATGTAATTCAGATGTTAGTGAAAACTATAAAACCAAAATTACCTTTTTCCTAATTGAatctttgaaaaatgttttttttattatttgtctgatgtttaaaaaatactgttaaaaacacataatgttCACAATATTTATCCATAAAAGACATGAGTTGAAGGCTATCTTTGGCTGCATTTACACCTTTAATTTGACTCCCCTTGTCTGGGCCAAAgctaaataaaatgagaaatgttCTGCTCCCAACATGCAGTATCAGGAAGTCACAAATATCCTCGCACTGGGGAGCAAAACCTAGGCTGAGTTTGCATGAACTGGTGATAAGTGATCACACTGTTCCTCACactcttgtcttgtcttgcaGGTGGGAAGCCAGATGATATCACGGTGCTGCTGTCCATTGTGGCTGAATATACAgactgaaagtgtgtttgtgacagTGCGTGTGTGCTTCTCTGGGGCTGGTTCTTCCTTCCAGTCTGCCTGAGTCTTCCACCTGCAGCCCTCCCAGAAATGCACTGCATCCTGTGGGCTGACGGGGGAGGCCCACCGACACAATGCACACTCCTCGCTGCGGGACTGACGTCCACCCgtgtacattttgttttcttcctctgttttgttttggtgcttgAATGGTCGATGGGGAAGCAGGCAGCTAGGACACTTTCATGTTGATCATGATGCAGGAAGAGTGGAGAAGATGAGTACAACGGGCTGAGGGGTGCTTTTCAGTCTCCCATGTCTCATTGCGTAGCATCAAAAGCTTAAGGTGATGTGACTAAGAGGCAGTGCAGGACAGGTTGTCTTGGCTGAGGGCCTTAAAATCTGGTAGCCCTCATGCATAAAAAGATGATATTATAAAAGGAGAAAGCCATGGTTTTGGATTCTTTGGAGAGTAGTCATAGAGTTGACTAATGAACCCAGCTGTCTGTCGTTCCAGTTGTTAATCTGTTCCTTGTTGTAAATGTGTCGGAGTAGAGCATATAGATGGACTGAGGAAGGATGTTGGGAGTGGATGGGTGTTCTTAGAGAGTGAGATTTAAGAGTTGGGTTTCAATGTCTTGGGTTTGGGAACGTGAACGATAGAAGAGC is drawn from Chaetodon trifascialis isolate fChaTrf1 chromosome 20, fChaTrf1.hap1, whole genome shotgun sequence and contains these coding sequences:
- the LOC139348489 gene encoding calcium-binding protein P-like gives rise to the protein MMRSLCEVAFVSLLIIFLLNTKPTWAKKGGSSGKKTSSSSNRGGTQSKPSNSQPNRNTNPYPSGGSYPHPGTGNSNPGGYPRQNPGSYPGAGSNPNQYPGRVNPAGYPNQNPAGGYPAAGGYPAAGGYPAAGGYPAAGGYPAAGGYPAGGGYPAGGGYPNQNPGRGNYPNQYPPAGGYPAAGGYPNQYPGRAGTNQGGYPNQYPGAGGYPAGGGYPNQYPGAGGYPAAGGYPNQRSPYQYPAAGGYPVRGGNTGQGWGQPAVNPGGYPGGAVGGYPNWNPNNKILSPSFGGGGYGYSGNRMGGSPFSRSVQGMGYQPKSPGFAKKAMLAAGVGAVAGMAVGYGLGRFPRPHFSFRNPEEEYYYNNYMYRRYGTQSTDEKDYGRDYVYKPPPRAQSYDNFMSNCMNRTDLLKDQGSSSTDATSQSGGDEVDDTVSIEEIGYPALIEQLKVRRCVEQYMVYSERFLEERKAEQQVQPTGSSSLVSCGMIQLFTSLFMLLSSMLLLQ
- the LOC139348885 gene encoding protein phosphatase PTC7 homolog; translated protein: MLSVLSYGRLVARAVLGGLSQTDGRDYSLISASYGFGKDFRKGILKKGMCYGDDACFIARHRTADVLGVADGVGGWRDYGVDPSQFSATLMRTCERLVKEGRFTPSNPVGILTSGYYELLQNKVPLLGSSTACIVVLDRRSHRLHTCNLGDSGFLVVRGGEVVHRSDEQQHYFNTPFQLSIAPPGAEGVVLSDSPEAADSSSFDVQLGDIILTASDGLFDNMPDYMILQELKKLKATNYDSILQTAQSIAKQAHDLAYDPNYMSPFAQFACDNGLNVRGGKPDDITVLLSIVAEYTD